A single Panthera tigris isolate Pti1 chromosome A3, P.tigris_Pti1_mat1.1, whole genome shotgun sequence DNA region contains:
- the CENPB gene encoding major centromere autoantigen B → MGPKRRQLTFREKSRIIQEVEENPDLRKGEIARRFNIPPSTLSTILKNKRAILASERKYGVASTCRKTNKLSPYDKLEGLLIAWFQQIRAAGLPVKGIILKEKALRIAEELGMDDFTASNGWLDRFRRRHGVVSCSGVARARSRSAAPRPPAAPASPPAVPSEGSGGGSTGWRAREEQPPSVAEGYASQDVFSAIETSLWYDFLPDQAAGLCGSDGRARRATQRLSVLLCANADGSEKLPPLVAGKSAKPRAGQAGLPCDYTANSKGGVTTQALAKYLKALDTRMAAESRRVLLLAGRLAAQSLDTSGLRHVQLAFFPPGTVQPLERGVVQQVKGHYRQAMLLKAMAALEGQDRSGLQLGLMEALHFVAAAWQAVEPSDIAACFREAGFGGGPNATITTALKSEGEEEEEEEEEEEEEEEEEEEGEGEEEEEEEEGEEEEGGEGEELGEEEEVEEEGDVDDSDEEEEEEEEESSSEGLEAEDWAQGVVEAGGSFGGYSAQEEAQCPTLHFLEGEEDSESDSEEEEEDEDDEEDEDDEDEEEDGDEVPVPSFGEAMAYFAMVKRYLTSFPIDDRVQSHILHLEHDLVHVTRKNHARQAGVRGLGHQS, encoded by the coding sequence ATGGGCCCCAAGCGGCGGCAGCTGACGTTCCGGGAGAAGTCGCGGATCAtccaggaggtggaggagaacCCGGACTTGCGCAAGGGCGAGATCGCGCGGCGCTTCAACATCCCGCCGTCCACGCTGAGCACCATCCTGAAGAACAAGCGCGCCATCCTGGCGTCGGAGCGCAAGTACGGTGTGGCCTCCACCTGCCGCAAGACCAACAAGCTGTCCCCCTACGACAAGCTCGAGGGGCTGCTCATCGCCTGGTTCCAGCAGATCCGCGCCGCTGGCCTACCCGTCAAGGGCATCATCCTCAAGGAGAAGGCGCTGCGTATAGCCGAGGAGCTGGGCATGGACGACTTCACCGCCTCCAACGGTTGGCTGGACCGCTTCCGCCGGCGCCACGGTGTGGTGTCCTGCAGCGGTGTGGCCCGCGCCCGGTCGCGCAGTGCTGCTCCCCGGCCCCCAGCGGCTCCCGCCAGCCCACCTGCGGTGCCCTCGGAGGGCAGCGGCGGGGGTTCGACGGGCTGGCGCGCTCGGGAGGAGCAGCCGCCGTCGGTGGCCGAGGGCTACGCCTCCCAGGACGTGTTCAGCGCCATTGAGACCAGTCTGTGGTACGACTTCCTGCCTGACCAGGCTGCGGGGCTGTGCGGCAGCGATGGACGGGCGCGCAGGGCCACCCAGCGCCTGAGCGTCCTGCTGTGCGCCAACGCAGACGGTAGCGAGAAGCTGCCCCCGCTTGTGGCCGGCAAGTCGGCCAAGCCCCGTGCAGGCCAAGCCGGCCTGCCTTGCGACTACACCGCCAACTCTAAGGGTGGTGTCACCACGCAGGCCCTGGCCAAGTACCTGAAGGCCCTGGACACTCGCATGGCTGCAGAGTCTCGCCGAGTCCTGCTACTGGCCGGCCGCCTGGCTGCCCAGTCCCTGGATACCTCCGGCCTGCGGCATGTACAGCTGGCCTTCTTCCCGCCGGGCACCGTGCAGCCGCTGGAGCGGGGAGTGGTCCAACAGGTGAAGGGCCACTACCGCCAGGCTATGCTACTCAAGGCCATGGCCGCACTAGAGGGCCAGGATCGTTCAGGCCTGCAGCTAGGTTTGATGGAAGCCTTGCACTTCGTGGCTGCCGCCTGGCAGGCAGTGGAGCCTTCGGACATAGCTGCCTGCTTTCGTGAGGCTGGCTTCGGGGGTGGCCCAAATGCCACCATCACCACTGCCCTCAAGAgtgagggggaggaagaggaggaggaggaagaggaggaagaagaagaggaggaagaggaagaggagggtgaaggggaggaggaggaggaggaagaagagggtgaggaggaggaagggggggaaggagaggagttgggggaggaagaggaggtggaagaggagggTGATGTTGATGACagtgatgaagaggaggaggaagaggaggaagagagctcCTCTGAGGGCTTGGAGGCTGAGGACTGGGCCCAGGGGGTAGTAGAAGCTGGTGGCAGCTTCGGGGGCTACAGTGCCCAGGAGGAGGCCCAGTGCCCTACTCTCCATTTCCTGGAGGGTGAAGAGGACTCTGAGTCTGacagtgaggaagaggaggaagatgaggatgaTGAGGAGGATGAAGATGatgaagatgaggaggaagatGGTGATGAGGTGCCTGTGCCCAGCTTTGGGGAGGCCATGGCTTACTTCGCTATGGTCAAGAGGTACCTGACTTCCTTCCCCATTGATGACCGTGTGCAGAGCCACATCCTTCATTTGGAACACGATCTGGTCCACGTGACCAGGAAGAACCATGCCCGGCAGGCAGGAGTTCGGGGTCTTGGACATCAGAGCTGA